A stretch of Stenotrophomonas indicatrix DNA encodes these proteins:
- a CDS encoding hybrid sensor histidine kinase/response regulator, with translation MLTPSIVLFACIAWTVLLFGVALWGERQGHRLSKVWPAIYALSLGVHCTAWTYYGAASQGVQWGFPIPPTLIGMALIFAFGLPFLVRLGRLAKQHNSATIADLVVARLRADQGLGITITLVALFGIIPYIALQLKAVSQGLAALLGDQFAPVGWQLDVSFWFALTMAAFTTLFGARKASATEHNRGIVVALGLESLLKLTALLAIGLYAALSVHKAGTPLLEKMAHLPPPAVVPDYLTMVALGAMAAFTLPHQFHVGVVELRQSSDLKTARWLFPVYLLLIGLPSVPMALAGAAQLPPSMTPDLYVLALPQERGHHLLALLAYLGSLSAATGMMILSGLTLSIMLGNHGVGSRLLSGVNGFNTGADLRPRVLAFRRAGILAVFLMSWLYSRAMSGTEALSDFGLMSFTALSQLAPAVLLAVYRPRTPSPAIIAGIVLGSLVWLWLVLLPMVLPAPLASAGPDGLHWLAMFSLRMQPGHIAISMGASLAVNLVTVVLVSRAVRPPMPRQRDAVAAASLRKTAGRFLGQERARQLMDGHAGQMLDDDRVTAIERELTAVVGAGMARLLVEAARDGGAAPLDAVTRAVGEATQVLRFNQRLLEAALENMSQGISVVDAQLQLVAWNSRYAALFKFPPELLQVGQPVSNLTAWALGQLKIGDTPGDSRDKALQRRVVHMRRGTPHLSERIFPDNTIVEIRGNPMPGGGYVATFTDVTAFRRAEDALKRSNETLERRVQDRTARLEQAVHEAERANVAKTRFLTAVGHDLIQPLHAAQLLTDAMSQHIESEFLDSFLRQIRGALDSTDDLLSGLLDISRLEAGGLVADPRPFALSTVLEPLAQEFAVLAAARGLQFRHVRTRAWVHSDPLLLRRVLQNFLANAIRYTRRGGVLLGVRRHGQALSIGVHDSGPGIAPEQQAVVFEEFHRGDRSNGQGLGLGLTIAHRIADLLHAPLELQSELDRGSAFSITVARAAPPAAPRTEPAAGNSSIKGIRVLVVDNDAEALEAMRLMLLAWGCDVIAARDVAALGASAHEAALWLFDYHLDDGDTGVALWKRLVTVHGARPTVILSADTGNDTREAVRSVGLSLLNKPFKPLALRWAINHLLATASTERT, from the coding sequence ATGTTGACGCCCTCCATCGTCCTGTTCGCCTGCATCGCGTGGACCGTGCTGCTGTTCGGCGTCGCCCTGTGGGGGGAACGCCAGGGGCATCGGCTGTCGAAGGTATGGCCAGCCATCTACGCGCTGTCACTGGGCGTGCACTGCACGGCGTGGACCTACTACGGGGCTGCCTCGCAGGGCGTGCAATGGGGCTTCCCGATTCCGCCGACACTGATCGGCATGGCCCTTATTTTTGCCTTCGGCCTGCCGTTCCTGGTGCGGCTGGGGCGGCTGGCCAAGCAGCACAACAGCGCCACCATCGCCGACCTGGTGGTCGCGCGACTGCGTGCCGACCAAGGGCTGGGCATCACCATCACCCTGGTCGCGCTGTTCGGCATCATTCCCTACATCGCGCTGCAGCTGAAAGCGGTCAGCCAGGGCCTTGCCGCCCTGCTCGGTGACCAGTTCGCACCCGTTGGCTGGCAGCTGGACGTGTCGTTCTGGTTCGCGCTGACGATGGCGGCGTTCACCACCCTGTTCGGTGCACGCAAGGCGTCGGCGACCGAGCACAACCGCGGCATCGTGGTCGCGCTGGGCCTGGAATCGCTGTTGAAGCTGACGGCCCTGCTGGCCATTGGCCTGTATGCCGCGCTATCGGTGCACAAGGCCGGCACGCCGCTGCTTGAGAAGATGGCGCACCTGCCACCGCCGGCAGTGGTGCCGGATTACCTGACCATGGTGGCGCTCGGTGCCATGGCCGCGTTCACCCTGCCCCATCAGTTCCATGTGGGCGTGGTCGAGCTGCGCCAGTCATCGGACCTGAAGACGGCGCGCTGGCTGTTCCCGGTCTACCTGCTGTTGATCGGCCTGCCGTCGGTGCCGATGGCACTGGCCGGTGCCGCGCAGCTGCCGCCATCGATGACGCCGGATCTGTACGTGCTGGCCCTGCCGCAGGAGCGCGGCCATCACCTGCTGGCACTGCTGGCATACCTGGGCAGCCTGAGTGCCGCCACCGGCATGATGATCCTGTCCGGGCTGACCCTGTCGATCATGCTCGGCAACCACGGTGTGGGCTCGCGCCTGCTGAGCGGCGTCAATGGCTTCAACACCGGCGCGGATCTACGACCGCGGGTGCTGGCCTTCCGGCGCGCCGGCATTCTCGCCGTGTTCCTGATGTCGTGGCTGTACAGCCGTGCGATGAGCGGCACCGAGGCGCTCAGCGATTTCGGCCTGATGTCGTTCACCGCGCTCTCGCAGCTGGCACCGGCGGTGCTGCTGGCGGTGTACCGTCCGCGCACGCCCTCCCCGGCCATCATCGCCGGCATCGTACTGGGCTCGCTGGTCTGGTTGTGGCTGGTGCTGCTGCCCATGGTGCTCCCTGCCCCGCTGGCGTCGGCCGGTCCCGACGGGCTGCACTGGCTGGCGATGTTCTCGCTGCGCATGCAGCCGGGCCATATCGCCATCAGCATGGGCGCCAGCCTGGCCGTCAACCTGGTAACCGTGGTGCTGGTGTCGCGCGCGGTGCGTCCACCGATGCCTCGGCAGCGGGACGCGGTGGCCGCGGCGTCATTGCGCAAGACGGCTGGTCGCTTCCTCGGCCAGGAACGGGCACGCCAGCTGATGGACGGGCACGCCGGGCAGATGCTGGACGACGACCGGGTGACTGCCATCGAGCGCGAACTGACCGCCGTGGTCGGTGCAGGCATGGCGCGGCTGCTGGTGGAGGCGGCACGCGATGGTGGCGCTGCGCCGCTGGACGCTGTTACCCGCGCGGTCGGTGAAGCCACCCAGGTACTGCGCTTCAACCAGCGCCTGCTGGAGGCTGCCCTGGAGAACATGAGCCAGGGCATCAGCGTGGTCGATGCGCAGTTGCAGCTGGTGGCCTGGAACAGCCGCTACGCCGCGCTGTTCAAGTTCCCGCCGGAGCTGCTGCAGGTGGGGCAGCCGGTGTCGAACCTGACGGCGTGGGCACTGGGACAGCTGAAGATCGGCGACACCCCTGGTGACTCGCGCGACAAGGCGTTGCAGCGGCGGGTGGTGCACATGCGGCGCGGCACGCCGCACCTTTCCGAGCGGATTTTCCCGGACAACACCATCGTTGAGATCCGAGGCAACCCGATGCCCGGTGGCGGCTATGTGGCCACCTTCACCGATGTCACCGCGTTCCGGCGGGCAGAGGACGCGCTCAAGCGCAGCAACGAAACCCTGGAGCGCCGCGTGCAGGACCGCACCGCCCGGCTTGAACAGGCCGTGCATGAAGCCGAGCGGGCCAACGTGGCCAAGACCCGCTTCCTGACCGCGGTCGGCCATGACCTGATCCAGCCCCTGCATGCGGCGCAGCTGTTGACCGACGCCATGTCGCAGCACATCGAATCGGAATTCCTGGACAGTTTCCTGCGCCAGATTCGCGGCGCGCTGGATTCCACCGACGATCTGCTGTCGGGCCTGCTGGATATTTCGCGACTGGAAGCCGGTGGCCTGGTGGCCGATCCGCGCCCGTTCGCATTGTCGACCGTGCTGGAGCCGCTTGCGCAGGAGTTCGCGGTGCTGGCCGCGGCACGCGGCCTGCAGTTCCGCCATGTGCGTACCCGCGCGTGGGTGCACAGCGACCCGTTGCTGCTGCGCCGCGTACTGCAGAACTTCCTGGCCAACGCCATCCGCTACACCCGCCGTGGCGGCGTACTGCTGGGGGTTCGCCGGCACGGCCAGGCACTGTCGATCGGCGTGCATGACAGCGGCCCCGGCATCGCGCCGGAGCAACAAGCCGTGGTGTTCGAGGAGTTCCACCGTGGCGACCGCAGCAATGGCCAGGGCCTCGGTCTTGGCCTGACCATCGCGCACCGCATTGCCGACCTGCTGCATGCACCGTTGGAACTGCAAAGCGAACTGGATCGCGGCTCGGCCTTTTCCATCACCGTGGCGCGGGCAGCGCCACCGGCGGCCCCACGCACTGAGCCCGCCGCTGGCAACAGCAGCATCAAGGGCATCCGCGTGCTGGTGGTCGACAACGATGCGGAGGCACTGGAGGCAATGCGGCTGATGCTGCTTGCCTGGGGCTGCGATGTCATCGCGGCGCGTGATGTCGCTGCGCTGGGTGCGTCAGCACATGAGGCGGCACTGTGGCTGTTCGACTACCACCTTGATGACGGCGATACCGGCGTCGCACTGTGGAAGCGCCTCGTCACCGTACATGGCGCGCGGCCGACGGTGATCCTCAGCGCCGATACCGGCAATGACACGCGCGAGGCGGTGCGCAGTGTGGGCCTGTCACTGCTGAACAAACCGTTCAAGCCGCTGGCGCTGCGCTGGGCGATCAACCATCTGCTGGCAACGGCCAGCACGGAAAGGACCTGA
- a CDS encoding GntP family permease — MSLLIVLAALAFLILVAYRGYSVILFAPIAALGAVLLTDPSLVAPMFTGLFMDKMVGFLKLYFPVFLLGAVFGKLIELSGFSRSIVGAAIRLFGPQRAMLSIVLVSGLLTYGGVSLFVVVFAVYPFAAEMFRQSNIPKRLIPATLGVGGFSFTMDALPGTPQIQNIIPTTFFGTDTWAAPVLGTLGSVFVLAVGMAYLEWRRRAAVRSGEGYGDPGTLVNEPAPFAGTHLAHAGIAVLPLLLVFVSNKLFTLGIPHWYGAEHSFVPSIMGSAAPVVQGVAKITAIWAVLGALLVGILSVLALAWRPVVTQFAEGTKAAIGGAVLAAMNTASEYGFGAVIAALPGFMVVANALGAIKDPLLHEAVTVTGLAGVTGSASGGMSIALAAMSETFIANAQAAGIPMEVLHRVAAMASGGMDSLPHNGAVITLLMVTGLTHRQAYKDIFAVTIIKTLAVFVVIGIYYATGWV; from the coding sequence ATGTCGTTACTGATCGTACTTGCAGCGCTGGCCTTCCTCATCCTGGTGGCCTACCGTGGTTACAGCGTGATCCTGTTCGCGCCCATCGCCGCGCTTGGCGCAGTGCTGCTCACCGATCCCTCGCTGGTGGCACCGATGTTCACCGGCTTGTTCATGGACAAGATGGTTGGCTTCCTCAAGCTATACTTTCCGGTGTTCCTGCTGGGCGCGGTGTTCGGCAAGCTGATCGAACTGTCCGGCTTCTCCCGCTCGATCGTGGGTGCGGCGATCCGCTTGTTCGGACCGCAGCGGGCGATGCTGTCGATCGTGCTGGTGTCGGGCCTGCTCACCTACGGCGGCGTGTCATTGTTCGTGGTGGTGTTCGCGGTCTATCCGTTCGCGGCCGAGATGTTCCGCCAGAGCAACATCCCCAAGCGCCTGATTCCGGCCACGCTGGGGGTGGGCGGCTTCAGCTTCACCATGGACGCATTGCCGGGCACGCCGCAGATCCAGAACATCATCCCGACCACGTTCTTCGGCACCGATACCTGGGCGGCTCCGGTGCTGGGTACGCTGGGCAGTGTGTTCGTGCTTGCGGTGGGCATGGCCTACCTGGAGTGGCGCCGTCGCGCGGCGGTGCGCAGTGGCGAGGGCTACGGAGACCCGGGCACCCTGGTGAACGAGCCGGCACCGTTCGCAGGCACCCATCTGGCACACGCGGGCATTGCCGTGCTGCCGCTGCTGCTGGTGTTTGTGTCCAACAAGCTGTTCACCCTGGGCATACCGCACTGGTACGGTGCGGAGCACAGCTTCGTGCCGTCGATCATGGGCAGCGCCGCGCCGGTGGTGCAGGGCGTGGCGAAGATCACCGCAATCTGGGCCGTGCTGGGCGCGCTGCTGGTTGGCATCCTGTCGGTGCTGGCGCTGGCCTGGCGCCCGGTGGTCACCCAGTTTGCCGAAGGCACCAAGGCGGCGATCGGTGGTGCCGTGCTGGCAGCCATGAACACCGCCTCGGAATATGGCTTCGGCGCGGTCATCGCCGCGTTGCCCGGCTTCATGGTGGTGGCCAACGCGCTGGGGGCGATCAAGGACCCCCTGCTGCATGAAGCGGTCACCGTAACCGGTCTTGCCGGCGTCACCGGCTCTGCATCGGGCGGCATGAGCATCGCCCTGGCGGCAATGTCGGAGACCTTCATCGCCAACGCGCAGGCTGCCGGCATCCCGATGGAGGTGCTGCATCGCGTTGCCGCGATGGCATCGGGCGGCATGGACAGCCTGCCGCACAACGGTGCGGTCATCACCCTGCTGATGGTCACCGGGCTGACCCATCGCCAGGCCTACAAGGACATTTTCGCAGTGACCATCATCAAGACCCTCGCGGTGTTCGTGGTGATCGGCATCTACTACGCCACCGGCTGGGTTTGA
- a CDS encoding MaoC family dehydratase, which yields MSSGVSMDALPAALQALHQWAASERLSGSTRIAQSRINAFAEATGDHNWIHTDPARARTGLPGGQTIAHGFLLLSLTVEDDVAALAGFPGIAHVLNYGLNKVRFLAPVPSGSEVRVRSQLMSLEARRPGQWLLTQHKTVEVVPAGETAVVAEQLSLIVLAD from the coding sequence ATGAGTTCCGGCGTTTCGATGGATGCGCTGCCTGCCGCCCTGCAGGCCCTGCACCAATGGGCGGCAAGCGAGCGGCTGAGCGGCAGCACGCGCATCGCGCAGTCGCGCATCAATGCTTTCGCCGAGGCCACCGGTGACCACAATTGGATCCACACCGATCCTGCCCGCGCACGGACCGGCCTGCCGGGCGGGCAGACCATCGCCCATGGGTTCCTTCTGCTCTCGCTTACCGTAGAGGACGACGTGGCGGCCCTGGCCGGTTTTCCCGGCATCGCCCACGTACTGAACTACGGCTTGAACAAGGTCCGCTTCCTGGCGCCGGTGCCGAGTGGTTCCGAGGTACGGGTGCGCTCGCAGCTGATGTCCTTGGAAGCGCGCAGGCCCGGGCAGTGGCTGCTGACCCAGCACAAGACCGTGGAAGTGGTTCCCGCCGGCGAGACAGCCGTGGTCGCCGAACAGTTGTCGCTGATCGTACTCGCCGACTAG
- a CDS encoding 3-hydroxybutyrate oligomer hydrolase family protein, with translation MNIHRPVMLLCAALPLLLGSISSTHAAPPRPTTAVPVFEQWRETVHRGSDELLTAGLGIDALRSATAPAFANPAQPTAEEARRRAIWSSWRGIADLTPGGGFGDVYGSLQAVPGREFSAYARVPGARHPHRVLVQVPDSFDAARRCLVVAASSGSRGIHGAIAVAGSWGLAHGCAVAYTDKGAGSDYYDLDAKAGFQADGTPASQGALAFIPAGATAAQGIAFKHAHSGDNPEADWGRHLLQALQFGLQALDRAYPQSAPFTAANTRTLGVGVSNGGGAVLRAAEIEGDWFDAMVAGEPNVSVAGAPPLYDFVTQAALLMPCALLTEDDLPQPPMRAQAVPGWTQRCATLKSTGLVQGDDTAAQARSARQQLLDAGLSADALRAGAFSTGFDLWRAIAATYSSAYGRYAAGEHPCAYSFSAAGTDGRPHAATAEVRATWWSEGSGIPPGSGVVLVDGNATGAAADPLRGLNCLRALGEGDSADARRVRAGITAATAKAPRRGLPIVVIHGLDDGLVPISMTSDRYVPLARKAGAQIAYWRVNKAQHFDSLLAFPDYRKRYVPLLPYVFAAMDQVWEHLEDPARALPQDALIQPSPRAEAPLLREQLSIPAPPGR, from the coding sequence ATGAACATCCACCGCCCCGTCATGCTGCTGTGCGCCGCGCTGCCATTGCTTCTGGGCAGCATCTCCAGCACTCACGCCGCCCCGCCCCGCCCCACTACCGCTGTTCCGGTGTTCGAGCAGTGGCGGGAAACCGTGCATCGCGGCAGCGACGAACTGCTGACCGCAGGCCTGGGCATCGACGCCCTGCGCTCCGCCACCGCGCCAGCGTTTGCCAACCCGGCCCAGCCCACGGCCGAGGAAGCACGGCGTCGTGCGATCTGGAGCAGCTGGCGCGGCATCGCCGACCTGACACCCGGCGGCGGCTTTGGCGATGTCTACGGCAGCCTGCAGGCGGTACCCGGCCGCGAATTCTCCGCCTATGCGCGCGTTCCCGGCGCGCGCCATCCCCATCGGGTACTGGTGCAGGTGCCCGACAGCTTCGACGCCGCGCGGCGCTGCCTGGTCGTCGCGGCATCTTCCGGTTCGCGTGGCATCCATGGCGCGATCGCGGTTGCCGGCAGCTGGGGCCTGGCACATGGCTGCGCGGTCGCCTATACCGACAAGGGCGCCGGCAGTGATTACTACGATCTGGACGCCAAGGCCGGCTTCCAGGCAGACGGCACCCCAGCCAGCCAAGGCGCGTTGGCCTTCATTCCTGCGGGTGCGACAGCCGCGCAGGGAATCGCCTTCAAACATGCTCATTCGGGTGACAACCCGGAAGCAGACTGGGGACGCCATCTGCTGCAGGCGCTGCAGTTCGGCCTGCAGGCGCTGGACCGCGCCTATCCGCAATCGGCCCCGTTCACTGCGGCCAATACACGCACGCTGGGCGTGGGCGTATCCAATGGCGGTGGCGCCGTGCTGCGCGCGGCGGAGATCGAAGGCGACTGGTTCGATGCGATGGTGGCCGGCGAACCCAATGTCTCGGTGGCAGGCGCTCCGCCGCTGTACGACTTCGTCACCCAGGCCGCGTTGCTGATGCCCTGTGCCCTGCTGACGGAGGACGATCTGCCACAACCGCCGATGCGGGCGCAGGCCGTGCCAGGGTGGACCCAGCGATGTGCCACGCTGAAATCCACTGGGTTGGTGCAAGGCGATGACACCGCGGCACAGGCGCGGTCGGCACGGCAGCAGCTGCTCGACGCGGGCTTGAGCGCCGATGCACTTCGCGCCGGTGCATTCTCCACCGGTTTCGATCTGTGGCGCGCCATCGCAGCGACCTACTCGTCAGCCTATGGACGCTACGCCGCGGGCGAACATCCCTGCGCGTACAGCTTCTCGGCCGCCGGCACCGACGGCAGACCCCACGCGGCCACGGCCGAGGTTCGTGCAACCTGGTGGAGCGAGGGCAGTGGCATCCCGCCGGGCAGCGGCGTGGTTCTGGTGGACGGCAATGCCACCGGGGCAGCAGCTGATCCGCTGCGTGGCCTGAACTGCCTGCGTGCACTCGGCGAGGGCGACAGCGCCGATGCCCGAAGGGTACGCGCCGGCATCACCGCAGCGACTGCCAAGGCGCCGCGGCGCGGCCTGCCGATCGTGGTGATCCATGGCCTGGACGACGGGCTGGTACCGATCAGCATGACCAGTGATCGCTATGTGCCACTTGCCCGCAAGGCCGGGGCGCAGATCGCCTATTGGCGGGTGAACAAGGCACAGCACTTCGACTCGCTGCTGGCCTTCCCGGACTACCGGAAGCGCTACGTCCCGCTGCTGCCCTACGTGTTCGCGGCGATGGACCAGGTGTGGGAACACCTTGAAGATCCAGCGCGAGCGCTGCCGCAGGATGCACTCATCCAGCCGAGCCCACGCGCGGAAGCACCGCTGCTGCGCGAGCAGCTGTCCATTCCCGCGCCCCCCGGCCGCTGA
- a CDS encoding response regulator transcription factor: MPTLLIADDHPLFRAALHRAAEEAVADLQISEADSLHGVLEAIENQQIDLMLLDLHMPGNHGLAGLATIRALQPGLAIIIVSANEEPHVIRRAIDLGAAGYLPKSSGLTDLQSALQTVLEGERWIPALLREPVARVAPFSKDADLAARLSSLSAHQYKVLSLVAEGLLNKQIADRLGVQLRTVKAHMTRIMGRLGVRNRAQAIRVLHEMGLTDPSRQIEDAQDA, translated from the coding sequence ATGCCGACCCTGCTCATCGCCGATGACCACCCCTTGTTCCGCGCGGCGCTGCATCGCGCCGCTGAAGAAGCGGTGGCTGACCTGCAGATCAGCGAGGCCGATTCGCTGCACGGCGTGCTCGAAGCGATCGAGAACCAGCAGATCGATCTGATGCTGCTGGACCTGCACATGCCGGGCAACCACGGCCTGGCCGGACTGGCGACCATACGTGCGCTGCAACCGGGGCTGGCGATCATCATCGTTTCGGCCAATGAAGAGCCGCACGTGATCCGCCGCGCCATCGACCTGGGCGCAGCCGGGTACCTGCCCAAGAGCTCGGGCCTGACCGACCTGCAGTCCGCACTGCAGACCGTGCTGGAAGGTGAGCGCTGGATACCGGCGCTGCTGCGCGAGCCGGTGGCGCGGGTGGCGCCCTTCAGCAAGGACGCCGATCTTGCCGCGCGCTTGTCCAGCCTGTCCGCGCATCAGTACAAGGTGCTGAGCCTGGTGGCCGAAGGGCTGCTCAACAAGCAGATCGCCGACCGGCTGGGCGTGCAGTTGCGCACGGTCAAGGCACACATGACCCGCATCATGGGACGACTGGGCGTACGCAATCGCGCGCAGGCCATCCGCGTGCTGCACGAGATGGGGTTGACCGACCCATCCCGGCAGATCGAAGACGCGCAGGACGCCTGA
- a CDS encoding TonB-dependent receptor has protein sequence MIGTLLATGPVLAQDAPQGAPAAARTASATNLDSITVTARKREETLQEVPVAVTAFTSEALDKMNVQDISDLDGQVPNLTIYAARGASSTVTAYIRGVGQSDPTWGADPGVGIYLDDVYIARPQGALLDVFDVSRIEVLRGPQGTLYGKNTIGGAIKYISRGLPTQTEGFAQITVGNYSQLDAKAAIGGPIGGADSGLRARVAVASMNRDGFGENTFTNQPVSDKQINAARFNLGAYAGDDFDVQFALDWIDDQSGMRGSKMLAPNPFVRAYPPMDDRYDIRSGMRNLNSVETKGASATVNWRPSEDVALKYVVAKRESDSDANIDFDSTPVKLADVGGSYHDDQVSNEVQLNYDAGGRVRGVVGLYQFSGEAGGQIRNNFFNLQFGDTRGKVLTDSIALYADWTFDLTSKLKLDVGARYTDEDKRAIVLNRFYSDATFTRPIAVAADFDKKTNFKNVSPKVSLDYQITPDIMVYGLATRGFKSGGYNIRANAVAVPRSAEPFDDETVDSFEIGSKMAFLDQRLFLNLSAFHNKYKDIQLSVFTGIDTNGDGVDDAFFGDFTNAGAGTINGLEIEYQYLPSQHWLISGNLAWLDAKYDEYMDRGVNVAKQMKFTNAPDFSGALNVEYRTDLANGSNLSARVSYSYQSEVWPTTDLSPVIRQDGYGLVNAGVTWKLDDAWTFSLQGTNLADKEYRTTGYNIPAVGTLIGFYGPPRQYSLSVRYDF, from the coding sequence ATGATCGGCACACTGCTGGCCACCGGGCCGGTTCTGGCGCAGGACGCACCGCAGGGCGCGCCGGCAGCCGCCCGCACCGCTTCGGCCACCAACCTGGACAGCATCACGGTGACCGCACGCAAGCGCGAGGAAACCCTGCAGGAGGTGCCGGTTGCCGTCACCGCCTTTACGTCCGAAGCCCTGGACAAGATGAACGTCCAGGACATCAGCGACCTTGATGGACAGGTCCCCAACCTGACCATCTACGCGGCGCGCGGCGCCAGCAGCACGGTCACCGCCTACATCCGCGGTGTTGGCCAGTCCGACCCTACCTGGGGCGCTGACCCGGGCGTGGGCATCTACCTGGACGACGTCTACATCGCCCGTCCGCAGGGTGCGTTGCTGGACGTGTTCGATGTCTCGCGCATCGAGGTGCTGCGCGGTCCGCAGGGCACGCTGTACGGCAAGAACACCATCGGCGGTGCCATCAAGTACATCTCGCGCGGCCTGCCCACCCAGACCGAAGGCTTCGCCCAGATCACCGTCGGCAACTACAGCCAGTTGGACGCCAAGGCGGCGATCGGCGGCCCGATCGGCGGGGCCGACAGCGGCCTGCGCGCGCGCGTGGCGGTGGCCAGCATGAATCGTGACGGCTTCGGCGAGAACACCTTCACCAACCAGCCGGTCAGTGACAAGCAAATCAATGCGGCGCGCTTCAACCTGGGTGCGTACGCGGGCGACGACTTCGACGTGCAGTTCGCTTTGGACTGGATCGACGACCAGTCCGGCATGCGTGGCTCGAAGATGCTGGCACCCAACCCGTTCGTGCGCGCCTACCCGCCGATGGATGACCGCTACGACATCCGCTCGGGCATGCGCAACCTCAACAGCGTGGAGACCAAGGGCGCCTCGGCCACGGTGAACTGGCGGCCCAGCGAAGACGTTGCGCTGAAATACGTGGTGGCCAAGCGCGAGTCGGACAGCGACGCGAACATCGACTTCGACAGCACGCCGGTCAAGCTGGCCGATGTAGGTGGCTCTTACCATGACGACCAGGTCAGCAACGAGGTGCAGCTGAACTACGATGCCGGCGGCCGCGTGCGGGGCGTGGTGGGCCTGTACCAGTTCAGTGGCGAGGCCGGCGGCCAGATCCGCAACAACTTCTTCAACCTGCAGTTCGGCGACACCCGCGGCAAGGTGCTGACCGACAGCATCGCACTGTATGCCGACTGGACGTTCGATCTGACCAGCAAGCTGAAGCTGGACGTCGGCGCCCGCTACACCGACGAGGACAAGCGCGCGATCGTGCTCAACCGCTTCTACTCCGATGCGACGTTCACCCGTCCGATCGCGGTCGCCGCCGATTTCGACAAGAAGACCAATTTCAAGAACGTCTCGCCCAAGGTGTCGCTGGATTACCAGATCACCCCGGACATCATGGTCTACGGCCTGGCCACGCGTGGCTTCAAGTCCGGCGGCTACAACATCCGCGCCAATGCCGTTGCCGTGCCACGCTCGGCCGAGCCGTTCGATGACGAGACGGTCGACAGCTTCGAGATCGGCAGCAAGATGGCCTTCCTCGACCAGCGCCTGTTCCTGAACTTGTCGGCGTTCCACAACAAGTACAAGGACATCCAGTTGTCGGTGTTCACCGGCATCGATACCAACGGCGACGGTGTCGACGATGCCTTCTTCGGCGACTTCACCAATGCCGGCGCCGGCACCATCAACGGCCTGGAAATCGAGTACCAGTACCTGCCCAGCCAGCACTGGCTGATCTCCGGCAACCTGGCCTGGCTGGATGCCAAGTATGACGAGTACATGGACCGCGGCGTCAACGTGGCCAAGCAGATGAAGTTCACCAACGCGCCGGACTTCTCGGGCGCATTGAACGTGGAGTACCGCACCGACCTGGCCAATGGCAGCAACCTGTCCGCACGGGTGAGCTACAGCTACCAGAGTGAAGTGTGGCCGACCACCGATCTGAGCCCGGTGATCCGCCAGGACGGCTACGGGCTGGTCAATGCCGGCGTGACCTGGAAGCTTGACGACGCCTGGACCTTCTCGCTGCAGGGCACCAACCTGGCCGACAAGGAGTACCGCACCACCGGTTACAACATTCCGGCGGTCGGCACGCTGATTGGTTTCTATGGGCCGCCGCGCCAATATAGCCTCAGCGTCCGTTACGATTTCTAG
- a CDS encoding alpha/beta fold hydrolase — translation MTPSYDDLYWKSDDGLRLHARDHAPAGAEPARGTVVCIPGLTRNGADFDALAQSLTAVGWRVIAVDLRGRAGSERASDPSSYNPRTYADDMVALLRSQNIDKAVFIGTSLGVLVTITLASRAPGLIAVAVLNDAGPKVPREALARIGKYAGKPVPPMDLAQATTYVESIGKAAFPRFTADDWRAMAVRTFRQRSDGLLELDYDPAVIRTTRPWLLWLLRPVLWRAVRGLTARVPVLVVRGALSDILPADVAQQMAATSPNARLVEVPEVGHAPMLSEPEARDAILALLECVR, via the coding sequence ATGACACCGTCTTACGATGATCTGTACTGGAAAAGTGACGATGGCCTGCGCCTGCATGCGCGTGACCATGCACCTGCAGGCGCGGAGCCGGCGCGCGGCACCGTGGTCTGCATCCCCGGCCTGACCCGCAATGGCGCCGACTTCGATGCCCTTGCGCAATCGTTGACCGCCGTCGGCTGGCGGGTGATCGCAGTTGACCTGCGTGGACGCGCAGGTTCGGAACGCGCATCGGACCCGTCCAGCTACAACCCGCGCACCTATGCCGACGACATGGTGGCGCTGCTGCGGTCGCAGAACATCGACAAGGCGGTTTTCATCGGCACCTCGCTGGGGGTGCTGGTCACCATCACCCTGGCCTCGCGTGCGCCCGGGCTGATCGCCGTGGCAGTTCTGAACGATGCCGGCCCCAAGGTGCCGCGCGAAGCGCTGGCGCGGATCGGCAAGTATGCCGGCAAGCCCGTGCCGCCGATGGACCTGGCACAGGCCACGACCTATGTGGAGTCCATCGGCAAGGCCGCGTTCCCGCGCTTCACCGCCGACGACTGGCGGGCGATGGCCGTACGCACGTTCCGCCAGCGCAGCGATGGCCTGCTGGAACTGGACTACGACCCGGCGGTGATCCGCACCACGCGGCCGTGGCTGCTGTGGCTGCTGCGCCCGGTGCTGTGGCGCGCCGTGCGTGGGCTGACCGCACGCGTGCCAGTGCTGGTGGTTCGTGGGGCGTTGTCGGACATCCTGCCTGCCGATGTCGCGCAGCAGATGGCCGCCACGTCGCCCAACGCCCGCCTCGTTGAGGTGCCGGAGGTAGGCCATGCGCCGATGCTGTCCGAGCCCGAGGCGCGTGACGCGATCCTGGCATTGCTGGAGTGCGTGCGATGA